The sequence below is a genomic window from Pagrus major chromosome 20, Pma_NU_1.0.
CCGGAATGGTGTGGATGATGAGGAACACCCATGCATTCGCCACCAAGGCGATGGCCAAGGTCGGGTCGTCCCATGTGGGCCCGCCGGTCCTCTTGTTTCCGTAGACGTACATGACGATCCACGCCACCCAAATACCCACGGAGAACAAGCTGGCGACAAGGATACAGGCGCCCTCCATCTTCCACTGCTTGTGTTTTCCCGCCATGATGGCCAGACTCGCCACCAGCACAGCCAGGATCATGGTCATCACGTAGATCAGAGCCATGACGAAGTCCTCGTTGGCGATGTTGCAAGGTGAAGCCATGGCTTTTCTAATTTCATCCGTAGCATTGGGTGGAACTGGTTGGCGCACTATTGTGATGATCAGCCACTCCGTGTTGACGACCACCTCCACCAACCAGAGCCCCAACGCCCCCAGACATAAAACCCACGCCCGGGGCCCGCTGTTCTTCCTGGCGAGGATGTTCAGCCTCACGCACTGCATCAGGAGGCAGGCGAAGCAGCCGCCGAACAGCACCCCGAAGAGGAACCTCCGCGAAGCACAGGTGGAGAAGTCCTTCCCCACGATGAAGGCGAAGGTGAGGCAGAAGAGGCCGGCGGTGAAGACCAGGAAGAAAGTGTGGAGAGCCACCGAGCTCTTGCGGTTCTTGTTTTGCGTGAAGGGAATGCTGGCCAGCAACGCGATGAAGAGCACGAAGGAGAAGACGATGCCAGCCGCTGCGAAGGCCTCCAGCACGATGCCCCACACGACGCTGATGTCACACAGGTTGTAATAGAGCGAGTCCACGTTTGGGCCGCAGCCCGGAGGGGTGAAGTTGGCCGCCATGGGTACGAGGAGAGAGTCTGCAGGATCCTGCTCTGTTCAGACGGACAAACAGGGAGAGTCTGAGAGAGGTTGGACGTGGACAGATCTTAACAAAGACTCACATACGTCATCAGTGCTGGAATAGGACTCTGTAGTCTACACCCAATTAAGCAAATATTACGCTTGCATGAGTCAGTAAACACACGTTAATATCTTTGTGATGATGTTTACATGGTTAATAAGTGATACCAGATGACTTAACTGTCATTCAGAGTCAGACAGAATCATCAAGACCTCAGCCGTCACCAGACATCAGAGGAATGTCAAACTCTGACGTTAGTCATTAATGAAGTCTGTGGACAAACACCTGAACCGACGTGGTGAAAGTGCATTTAACCAAGAGAACTGTAGTTTGaacatttcaaatgtgaatataaGACATTTTCTTCTACTGAACAACATGACATCTGTCTGATTTGTGAATTAACATCTCCACAGTCCCTGTCTTGTCTTTCTGCTGTGTCTGCCTCGTTTCTTTGTGTCCCCGTCAGATCCAATTACAGTGAACCGAGGACAGACTCTGAGCCAAATCGATTACAAGCGCGGTGGCCGACGTTCGGTCCTTCTAACTTCTGCAACTCAATCACAGCAAGGATCTTTCTGGGAGGAAGAAATCAACCTGTTCTGTCTCTCCAAGTGCACAGATTTGGTTCGTCCCTTCGTTTCGAGGTCATTTTTGGTCATTGACAGCGGCTTTGTGAGTACTGTCTGTCCCTCAAACCACTCATCTAATTTTCATATTAGTGTTTGACCTCTGactaatcacacacacacagtattctTTTTAAGATTTCAGGCCcttcaaactgagaaaaaacCCGTAGTGACAATGTACTAAAACTGTTTTGACAATCCATAAAtcgtttaagtcatttttcaaggcaaatatatcaaacattttctggttccagcttcttaaatgtgaagatttgcatcttttctttgtctcttacgacagtaaatgaagaatctttgggttttggactgttggttaaacaaaagaaggaatctgaagacgtcactttgagctctgggaaaaTGTGATGAGCACTTTCACACGATGAATagtttaatcaagaaaataatcagcagattaatctaTAATTAAAGTCTTTGTTGGTTACAACCCTACATTGCATGAAGACAACTCCCACTCTTTAAATTTCATTGATTTCAAGGTAAGAACACGGGGCAGAGTTTCATTCCAGCACgaatacaaaaaagaagaatgtaAAAATATGAAGGTAAAGAACGGCAGCAGTTTGGCTTTCAAAGAATCTCAAATACTCGACCACTCAGCGGGTTCATGTTAACAACCCCAACACGTGAAGATGTTGGGGTTGTGAAGTCCAAGGACACGACAGACTGAAGACTTTTGGTCACACAGAGATGAACCACTGACATGTAAAAGTGAAACCTGTGATTGCATCAGATTCTTAGGAACAAGAGCCAACAAATCAGTCAAATAATAATGAAACTCCTCATTTTGCAACTGTAGGACTCCTaggaaacagcagtgacagCTGTTAATGGCTTTCAATCACTTTGCATGATCTTCTTGATCAGCAGGAGTTTTGCTTAGTTATCAAAATGTGTCGTCAAAGCATTTGAGGAACTGTTGATGAGAACTCATTAGAGTGCTCAGGAAAGGAAACTGAACATCAACGTTATAATGACAACCGGGCCGATGTCCATCTGCTGATAAAGATCAGCTGTGTTgtgatcaaaagctccagaaccaCTTCTAAATGGACCTCGTGATGAGATTGTTTGACTTAACTTAAATCCAATCTAATAACACTGAAATCAACAAACTGTTTCAGGGACCACATACTCAGGGCCAGATTCCCAGTGATATAATGTGATTAAAGGTTAATCTCTTTAGAGATAAGATCTGTTGAAACACAACAAAGTTTAAACTGGAATGATGACAAGACAACTCCTGCAGGTGGCAGCTCCTGTGGTTGTACTTGTTGAGGTGCCCCCTGAGTGTAGCTCCCTGAATTTATGTTTAATCAATGTATATCTAACAGTGTGTTGTTTGCCTGCAGCTTCCTGATCAGCACTTTATCACAACATGATGCATATCCAATACGCACAGACTGGAAGGAATGTGAGGTCGATAAGAGCACAAGAGCTcataggctttttttttttttttttaccagttttGTCATCATTACCAATGACTCTAACTCATCTATAAACCtataattttattcatttaggCTGCAGCTGTGGATAAtgatgcttttaatttgaaaaataatacCACATTTGTTTCAATAGGATGCTTTAACTTCTTCATCCTAATTATTAAGCTGGACTTCAGTCTATAGTCTGGTTTAAGTAGCCTAGTTTGTGCATCTGAGCCATTAATAAACTGTTAAACAAACTTCCAAATGTATTCAGGGATATAAATGAGCATTATATACACTtttaaacacaaactaaaaaaacacaaagagctaAATATCCCGAATCACGCTGTTTCCCTTAAAATCGACAAAtgttgaatggagtttggttagAGCGCACTTGGACTAACCCATCAACACTGATACATTTACCTGAAATGACTGAATTATGTGATTACAACTCcaaatgcacagaaaaaaaacatgttataagACCCGATGTTAAGAATATAAAGCAGTAAATCTACCTGTCTCTGCCTCTGACACGCTTCTTCAGTCTTCACCTGCTTCACACGGCTCAGTTGTCGGTAAATCCTCGAGAGCACAAAGATCAGTCGCAGAAAGTTTCTCCTCTGAAGTCCAAAGCTCACAGAAGCCCCCTCACACTGACCTCAGAGCAGCTGAGCTCCAATTACATGTGGAAATAAAAGTTTAAGAGTCCTTCACGAGTGTTTCTCCACCGAGCTGACTGCTGTGGTgtgatgctctctctctctctctctctctctctctctctctctctcacacacacacacacacacacacacacacacacacacacacaaatgcactaATACTGTTTCCTCACAATATCAAACCAAATAATTTCTACcttaacattttgtgtttgcacGTTTCATCAGCTGTATTGGtgaattatttgtatttatatctttatttatatttattgaatAGACAAAATTCATGATCATAACTGAAACATCTGAGAGTGGAGTGTGGGGACCTCTGGTGGTGAAAAGTGTTAAAATCCAGCTGCAGTTTATGGACATTCAGCCACATGAGGGGGGCAGCAAAGTACAAAAAACACCAGTATTCAGTCTAACTAGGGTgcctacatttactcaagtactgtaataTAGCACAAAAACCATGCACATgcacttgtacttgagtaatttCATTGTAAGCCTCTATATTTCGTGCTCCACCACATCTCAAAGGCAGATAATGTACCTTTTGCTGATTTTAAGTATCTGAGTAGTGGAGTATTTTTGATGTGTGGTATGAGTACTTTAACTTCAgcaaaggatctgaatacttcttccaccactgctgatacTAGGTACTAATACCATTAGAGTTTAAATGAAGAATCTGACAACTAAGTACTATATAGGCCCTTCAATTTTGACAAATGTTGCTTAAATCACTATTTCATTTCATGTGAGCCACAATATGACTGTTTCAGAGGACAAAACTGATTGAACGTGTCAATaaaagtgtgtatttttgtgataAATCAACACTTTTCTGTATTAAATAAACTAtactttttattcttctgtttattctgtcatattccattaaaatgtaaagtttgagtGAGTATTATATAATGTGTGGGTAACAAGTGAGGTTTGATTCAGATCCAACAGCACCACCATGCGGCGCTCTGCCTCCCAGGATTGTGttattcaatacattttttgatttttttggccacggctcttttaaaatgaaaagcctCTGACGGCCCTCAGTTACATCTTCAGCAGCGTGTTCACACACACGGTCGACCAAGCCTTGTTTCTTCAATTCTCCAGCACGTTCATTAAATCTTCCTCAAATTACATATCAACTTGAGCCTGTCATTTATTACTTCTTTAATATgctcaatgtttttttctacaattgttttctgttttcttgcaGGTTTGTCCTGTCATGAACAGCCATTATTCTTAAACACATATAGGTGGCGCTGTAGCAATGTAACCTCTTCAACCACTGACCCAggtttgagttttattttaaatctgagTTCAGATCCTAAAGTTTCACCAAACATGTGGCTGGATTTCAGGCAAATGTGTATAAATGATGAACAAAACATCgacaatatttttttgttgaaatgtgacTGTGACTTTGAATCCCCTCAGTGTGATGGCTGATAGAGAAGCTAAGaggctgtactgtatgtgatgcTCTCAGGCGGTGTGAGTCATAGGTCATGGTAAACTACAAACAGgattatataaaaaaacatggctgccagTAAAAGTTTCTGTAGACATGCAGCCATCGTGGTGTTTAATACTTTAGTCCttaaaggaaatgaaatggGTCAATGGTCAGTGGTGAATCTTCCATATCTAATTGTTATCTTTAAATTAAGCTTTGAGTTCTGACGGTATAAGTGAGGATTTTGGTGTGTTTGAGGTCCTGGTCaatgattaaaggagcagtccacCCTGAAAAGCCTCCTCCAGTTTACACTCACTCACACGTGTTGCTCAACAGCTGATTCTTTCCTGCTTCATTTCCCTCAGCGAGCAGACAGCCTCTTGTTTGGTCATTCATTCTCTCTTTTCACCTCCTCCATATGGCTCTCACTGATGGAGTCTCATTTAGCTTTTAGCTCTTCAGTCTTTGTAATTAAGTCCTCCACCTGCCCTGTGGAGCTGACAGGTCTTTAACTGGGGCTGAATTTCTCCGTCTGGCTCCTCGTGACTATCAATTGTCTGTTTTTAGATATAAATCAGCGCCGTTTTCAGTGTCTGAGTCTGACCTCCCTCAACACCACAGTGTCTCATTCCTGAGCTCATCCCACATTACATCATCAGTGGAGGCAGTTCTCTTATTGACCCATTCACTGTCTCCTTGAACCAAAACCCCAGAGAGACATTAAACCAGCGATCTGCTGCAGAGCATCCTTCATTCTGTAACCCTGCAAGGACGAATCGCTTGCTCCTGTTAATGCTTTCAGATCATCTGTATCTATAATGTACTGCAGAGTAACCTGATATACAGCATCACAAGATAAACTGCACCAGTTCtgtgttaaaacatttatttcctcTTATATAAAACTCTTCTCAGTGCTCACAGACAGGATCATTCTGCTTTACAACTATACTTGtgccaaaagaaaaatgagaaataatgTAAACAATGCACATGGAGACACGTTATCAGCATGCAGGCGAACATGTTTATCATATTCAGCTcactgcagcagtgaaacaAACTGACTTCTGACTGATCAGCCAAAGGATTCGTGCCAGGTTGTTCACTATTTAGGTTAAAGTCAAACAAGTTAGTAaagaaacacattattaaaGGGCTCTTCTCGTTGTTTTGTAGGCGTTTGCAGCAGATTCTCCTAGCTGTTATGTTCAAGGACACTctgatataataatataatacacatTCTGAATGTTTCACAGCAGTCTCTGCAGCAACATCTTTTCAAAGAAACAATGTGCATCAGGGAAAGTGGATGGCTTTCCTTATTTTCTAcgtttaatttgaaaatgtttaaacttcCTGCGTCGATTCATGTTGGTAATGTTCCTGGGAAAATAGGTTGCTAGTGAATGTCATGTTA
It includes:
- the gprc5c gene encoding G-protein coupled receptor family C group 5 member C — protein: MAANFTPPGCGPNVDSLYYNLCDISVVWGIVLEAFAAAGIVFSFVLFIALLASIPFTQNKNRKSSVALHTFFLVFTAGLFCLTFAFIVGKDFSTCASRRFLFGVLFGGCFACLLMQCVRLNILARKNSGPRAWVLCLGALGLWLVEVVVNTEWLIITIVRQPVPPNATDEIRKAMASPCNIANEDFVMALIYVMTMILAVLVASLAIMAGKHKQWKMEGACILVASLFSVGIWVAWIVMYVYGNKRTGGPTWDDPTLAIALVANAWVFLIIHTIPEICCLTGDDESQQSLGEETYPNRGVGYETILKEQGSQNMFMENKAFSMDEPNQASKPVSPYSGYTGQLRSSVYQPTELALITKAVTNHPQDSFDMVIPRATANSAANSGSSTPSTHTENGNTAHTQTNGNSGNGLHRTSQW